Proteins encoded together in one candidate division WOR-3 bacterium window:
- a CDS encoding 2,3-bisphosphoglycerate-independent phosphoglycerate mutase, translating into MFDYSKVPIEPNDKKILLVVLDGLGGLPKHEKTELEAAWVPNLDRLAVSASLGLLVPIARGVTPGSGAAHLAIFGYDPIRYQVGRGVLEALGIGFTPSPTDLCCRANFATIDKGGVITDRRAKNSGQRMSDAEGAELCALLQEAISKIDDVQVSIRAGKGHRFVVIFSGPGLHDALSDSDPGKEDKAPLSVKPLVPEAEKAARVANRFIEMSGAVLKSRDRANWVLLRGFSLPPNLPPFPEKYKLRAAAVAAYPMYKGLARLLGMEVLDCGESWDDEVATVAKHRDEFDFFYLHFKEFDQAGEDGDFEKKVELLERFDEQIVPRIVELNFDVLCITGDHSTPAVLRGHSWHAVPIMLYSKYCRIHSLVEEFGERACMRGSLGVVHGLELMPLLLAHAQRYGKFGA; encoded by the coding sequence GTGTTTGACTATAGTAAAGTGCCTATTGAGCCCAACGATAAGAAGATTCTTTTGGTAGTGCTTGATGGTCTTGGGGGATTACCCAAGCATGAAAAAACCGAACTGGAGGCAGCCTGGGTGCCGAATCTTGACCGTCTGGCAGTGAGTGCAAGTCTTGGTCTTTTAGTGCCAATTGCCCGGGGAGTAACTCCGGGCTCGGGAGCCGCACACCTGGCGATTTTCGGCTACGACCCGATACGGTATCAAGTTGGTCGGGGTGTCCTTGAAGCCCTGGGTATCGGCTTCACACCCAGTCCGACCGATTTGTGCTGCCGGGCTAATTTTGCCACAATTGATAAAGGTGGGGTGATTACCGATCGGCGAGCAAAGAATTCGGGTCAACGGATGAGTGATGCCGAAGGGGCAGAACTGTGTGCCCTTTTGCAGGAGGCGATAAGTAAAATTGATGATGTGCAGGTCTCGATAAGAGCAGGTAAAGGGCATCGATTTGTCGTCATCTTTTCTGGGCCCGGTTTGCATGATGCTCTGTCAGATTCGGACCCGGGTAAAGAGGACAAAGCACCGTTATCAGTTAAACCGTTAGTTCCCGAGGCAGAAAAGGCGGCGCGGGTTGCTAACCGGTTTATTGAGATGAGCGGTGCGGTGTTAAAAAGTCGAGACCGGGCAAACTGGGTTTTACTGCGCGGATTTTCCCTGCCGCCGAATTTGCCGCCGTTTCCGGAGAAGTATAAGTTACGAGCGGCAGCGGTTGCCGCTTATCCGATGTACAAGGGACTGGCGCGTTTGTTGGGTATGGAGGTTCTGGATTGCGGGGAGAGCTGGGATGATGAAGTGGCAACAGTAGCAAAGCACCGCGATGAGTTTGACTTTTTCTATCTTCATTTCAAGGAGTTCGACCAGGCGGGTGAGGATGGGGATTTCGAAAAAAAGGTGGAACTGCTTGAACGTTTTGATGAGCAGATTGTGCCCCGAATTGTTGAGTTGAATTTTGATGTCCTTTGTATTACCGGTGACCATTCAACCCCTGCGGTTCTGCGGGGACACTCCTGGCATGCGGTACCGATAATGCTTTACTCCAAGTATTGCCGGATCCACTCGCTGGTTGAAGAGTTTGGGGAACGAGCTTGTATGCGGGGTTCGCTTGGTGTTGTTCACGGGTTGGAGTTAATGCCTCTGCTTCTTGCTCATGCCCAAAGATACGGGAAGTTCGGAGCATAG
- a CDS encoding IMP cyclohydrolase gives MDTRWAIFSLWDKTGADELARALINCGYGILATSKTAAILKQSGIKVTDVATWTNAPEILGGRVKTIHPKIAAGILSYREDCDIEPIDFVVCNLYPFEQGLRERRQLKEMVELIDIGGVTLLRAAAKNWFFVTAVPRPEYYPIIIEEITQYGRVSERRRRELAQKTFELTGNYDMMIARYLAEIVDK, from the coding sequence GTGGACACTCGTTGGGCAATTTTTTCGCTTTGGGATAAGACCGGCGCTGATGAACTTGCTCGAGCGCTAATTAATTGTGGCTACGGGATTCTTGCTACTTCCAAGACGGCAGCAATCTTGAAACAGTCGGGAATAAAGGTTACCGATGTGGCAACTTGGACGAATGCTCCGGAGATTTTGGGGGGGCGGGTAAAGACCATACATCCCAAGATCGCTGCCGGAATTCTGTCTTATCGTGAGGATTGCGATATTGAGCCGATTGACTTTGTCGTCTGCAATTTATATCCTTTTGAACAGGGGTTAAGGGAAAGACGGCAACTGAAAGAGATGGTGGAATTGATTGACATCGGCGGCGTGACTCTTTTACGGGCAGCAGCAAAGAACTGGTTTTTCGTCACTGCGGTACCAAGACCGGAATATTACCCGATTATTATTGAAGAGATAACACAATACGGTCGGGTATCCGAGCGTCGGCGCAGGGAGTTAGCACAGAAAACTTTTGAACTGACCGGGAATTACGATATGATGATTGCTCGATATCTTGCGGAAATTGTTGACAAATAA
- the rpsM gene encoding 30S ribosomal protein S13 produces the protein MARIVGVDLPDRKKVLYALPAIYGIGLASAQKILAATGIDPNKKVGDLTDEELATLRKEIESGYKVEGELRAEIAANIKRYIEIGCYRGLRHRARLPVRGQRTRTNARTRKGPRKTSGVLKVKATAGTGGKKE, from the coding sequence GTGGCTCGTATTGTTGGTGTTGATTTACCGGACCGTAAGAAAGTGCTCTATGCCCTGCCGGCGATATATGGCATCGGGCTTGCATCGGCGCAGAAAATTCTTGCTGCGACCGGTATCGACCCGAATAAAAAGGTCGGTGATTTGACTGACGAAGAACTGGCAACACTCCGGAAGGAGATTGAAAGCGGATATAAAGTGGAAGGTGAACTACGGGCTGAAATTGCGGCAAACATCAAACGCTACATCGAGATTGGTTGTTATCGGGGCTTGCGTCATCGTGCACGACTGCCGGTACGCGGTCAGCGGACTCGAACGAACGCCCGAACCCGGAAAGGTCCCCGGAAGACTTCCGGCGTCCTCAAAGTGAAGGCGACAGCCGGTACAGGTGGTAAAAAGGAGTAA
- the rpsK gene encoding 30S ribosomal protein S11 has product MAKKSTRKRASPVCVAYITTTFNNTIVTIAESNGAVLCWSSAGRVGFKGAKKGTPYAAGQAAESAGKEAVALGVKKVEVRISGPGPGREAAIRSLQNAGLDIISIRDITPIPHNGCRPPKQRRV; this is encoded by the coding sequence ATGGCAAAAAAGAGTACAAGGAAACGAGCGTCACCGGTATGTGTTGCTTACATTACAACGACTTTCAACAATACCATTGTGACAATTGCTGAATCAAATGGCGCTGTGCTGTGCTGGTCTTCGGCCGGCAGAGTGGGATTCAAAGGCGCCAAGAAAGGAACCCCTTACGCGGCGGGTCAGGCGGCGGAGAGTGCTGGTAAAGAGGCGGTGGCACTGGGTGTCAAGAAGGTTGAGGTTCGGATAAGCGGCCCAGGCCCAGGACGAGAGGCAGCGATTCGCTCTCTTCAGAATGCGGGGCTGGACATTATTTCAATTCGGGACATAACACCCATTCCTCACAATGGCTGTCGGCCACCTAAGCAACGGCGGGTTTAG
- the rpsD gene encoding 30S ribosomal protein S4: MARDIGTKCKRCRRAREKLFLRGNKCLSDKCVLMKRGEESATPVRRRVSAYAIQLREKQKLRMLYGILETQFRNYFVRAAKSPNTAAALLILLERRLDNVIYRLGFADSRSQARQLVRHGHITVDGKKVDIPSYQVKAGQVIAVATERGRKLVSSIVASKEATVVPWLSVNQQQLTGQVLRLPEYEDVKDVPCNMQLIVEFYSK; this comes from the coding sequence ATGGCAAGAGATATTGGAACGAAATGTAAAAGATGTCGCCGGGCACGGGAGAAACTTTTCCTGCGCGGCAACAAGTGTTTGTCTGATAAGTGCGTCCTGATGAAACGCGGTGAAGAGTCGGCAACGCCGGTGCGCCGGCGGGTGTCCGCTTATGCAATTCAGTTGCGCGAAAAGCAAAAACTTCGAATGCTCTATGGCATACTTGAAACCCAGTTTCGTAATTACTTCGTTCGGGCCGCAAAAAGCCCTAATACAGCTGCGGCATTGCTAATTTTACTGGAGCGAAGGCTGGACAATGTCATCTATCGATTGGGGTTTGCCGATTCGCGTTCTCAGGCGCGGCAGCTTGTGCGGCATGGGCACATCACGGTCGATGGGAAGAAAGTCGATATCCCTTCATATCAAGTAAAAGCCGGTCAGGTAATTGCGGTGGCAACAGAACGGGGACGGAAACTGGTGAGCTCAATTGTTGCCAGCAAAGAGGCAACTGTTGTCCCCTGGCTGAGTGTCAATCAACAGCAATTAACTGGCCAGGTGCTCAGGTTGCCTGAATATGAAGATGTTAAGGATGTTCCCTGCAATATGCAGTTAATAGTGGAGTTTTATTCAAAATGA
- a CDS encoding DNA-directed RNA polymerase subunit alpha, producing the protein MKLKPFVMPEKLEIDADTATDSYAKFIIAPLERGWGVTIGNALRRALLSSVQGAAVVEVRIDGVTHEFTTIEDVVEDVPEIILNIKKIRFRLWSETPRACYLHAKGKRAFFARDLTVPPEVVIANPDQKILTISDNKRVVNIEMIVENGRGYIRAERLKKDRTVPEGTIFLDAFFSPVKKVNYWVENMRVLDRTDFERVMLEVWTDGTVKPEEALIQSATILKNHMGALVPEEKEPEFIEEERVYRDRDRLAELLAMDIDELELSNRALNCLKKGRSKRTGERISIRTIADLVQYTEKEMLEIENFGRKSLEELKKVLEDMGLSLGMDVSGIPISKATSVEEPDKGDEEKEE; encoded by the coding sequence ATGAAGCTAAAACCTTTTGTAATGCCTGAAAAATTGGAAATTGATGCCGATACGGCAACGGATAGTTATGCCAAATTCATCATTGCACCACTGGAACGAGGCTGGGGAGTTACGATTGGAAATGCATTGCGTCGGGCACTGCTTTCTTCGGTTCAAGGTGCAGCGGTGGTCGAAGTCCGCATCGATGGTGTGACTCATGAATTCACGACGATTGAAGATGTGGTCGAAGATGTCCCGGAGATAATATTAAACATCAAAAAAATCCGGTTCCGGCTCTGGTCTGAAACCCCGCGGGCGTGTTATCTTCATGCTAAGGGTAAGCGGGCTTTTTTTGCTCGGGACCTGACGGTGCCTCCAGAAGTAGTGATTGCCAACCCCGACCAGAAAATACTTACGATTTCAGATAACAAGCGAGTAGTCAATATCGAGATGATTGTTGAAAATGGCCGCGGCTATATCCGTGCCGAACGGCTGAAAAAAGACCGAACGGTACCGGAGGGGACGATTTTCCTCGATGCGTTTTTCTCGCCGGTGAAAAAGGTAAATTACTGGGTGGAAAATATGCGGGTACTGGACCGAACCGACTTTGAACGGGTAATGCTCGAGGTATGGACTGATGGTACGGTGAAGCCGGAGGAGGCGCTAATTCAATCGGCGACAATTTTGAAAAATCATATGGGTGCTTTGGTTCCGGAGGAGAAGGAACCGGAGTTTATTGAAGAGGAGCGGGTGTACCGTGACCGGGATCGGCTTGCCGAATTGCTGGCGATGGATATCGACGAACTCGAGTTGTCCAATCGAGCGCTTAACTGTTTGAAAAAGGGACGTTCGAAAAGAACCGGCGAACGAATTTCGATAAGAACGATTGCTGATTTAGTGCAGTACACGGAAAAAGAGATGCTGGAGATAGAAAACTTCGGTCGAAAGTCACTGGAGGAATTGAAAAAGGTCCTTGAGGATATGGGGTTGAGTCTGGGCATGGATGTTTCCGGTATACCAATCAGTAAAGCAACCAGTGTTGAAGAACCCGATAAAGGAGATGAAGAGAAGGAGGAGTAA
- the rplQ gene encoding 50S ribosomal protein L17: MRHGDKVKKLGRKREHRIALMRNLVSSLIKYERIRTTVAKAKEARRLAERLVTLACEGTLAARREVAKVISDKALVKKLFTEIAPRLADRRGGYTRIYRLGNRPGDSAEMAYLEFVVRGAKEKPEESKDKGKGKVKKTAAKDKGNPKNQ, translated from the coding sequence GTGCGGCACGGCGATAAAGTTAAAAAGTTAGGGCGTAAGCGCGAGCATCGTATTGCCTTGATGCGCAATCTCGTTTCGTCCCTGATAAAATATGAACGTATTCGAACGACCGTCGCGAAGGCAAAAGAAGCACGGCGCCTTGCGGAACGATTGGTGACTCTGGCGTGTGAGGGAACACTGGCGGCACGCCGCGAGGTTGCCAAGGTCATCAGCGACAAGGCGCTGGTTAAAAAACTTTTCACCGAGATTGCACCGCGGCTTGCCGACCGAAGAGGGGGGTACACAAGGATTTATCGTTTGGGTAATCGTCCCGGAGATTCGGCCGAGATGGCGTACCTTGAGTTTGTTGTCCGTGGGGCAAAAGAAAAACCCGAGGAGAGCAAAGATAAAGGTAAGGGCAAGGTCAAGAAGACAGCAGCGAAAGACAAGGGAAACCCCAAAAACCAGTGA
- a CDS encoding aspartate 1-decarboxylase produces the protein MNRYRKFVKSKIQGLHITGKELYYDGSLELDLNLLRAADILPGEMVQVVNVNNGERFETYAIAGRAGSGRCVLKGAAARLGEVGDEIIVMSMVYLDQSEWHQHNLIKVRVDAQNRIAAKK, from the coding sequence GTGAATCGGTACCGGAAATTTGTCAAATCAAAAATTCAGGGGTTGCATATCACGGGCAAGGAACTTTATTATGACGGCAGTTTAGAACTGGACTTGAATCTGCTGCGCGCCGCTGATATCTTGCCCGGTGAGATGGTACAGGTTGTTAATGTGAACAACGGTGAACGTTTTGAAACTTATGCGATTGCTGGCAGGGCAGGTTCGGGCCGATGTGTATTGAAGGGTGCGGCGGCTCGTTTAGGCGAAGTTGGAGACGAAATAATAGTAATGAGCATGGTGTATCTCGATCAGTCCGAATGGCACCAGCATAATCTGATTAAGGTCCGGGTTGACGCCCAAAACCGCATCGCAGCGAAAAAGTAG
- a CDS encoding LytR C-terminal domain-containing protein, with protein sequence MINGTGINRLAWIVAWDMTSRGFNVYGTGDTCDNFDCTVIVDLRDSSGGKARAIAEGLKVKKRTGRLPIKKVLLPRVEVKIDSSRFVDVLVILGEDYRLFFPTVAPVY encoded by the coding sequence GTGATAAATGGAACTGGTATTAACCGGCTTGCCTGGATTGTAGCGTGGGATATGACTTCTCGGGGGTTCAATGTTTATGGAACAGGTGATACCTGCGACAATTTTGATTGTACAGTGATTGTCGACCTGAGAGATTCTTCAGGTGGAAAGGCGCGGGCGATTGCCGAAGGGCTCAAAGTGAAAAAACGGACAGGGCGGTTGCCTATCAAAAAGGTTCTGTTACCAAGAGTCGAGGTTAAAATTGATTCGAGCCGGTTTGTCGATGTCCTGGTTATTTTAGGTGAGGATTATCGACTTTTTTTCCCGACTGTGGCGCCCGTTTATTAG
- the rsfS gene encoding ribosome silencing factor: MNTEHLATKLAKIILKKKGENVLILDLRDTAPFADYFVIATATSTVHARAIADALQNRKETGGLSKPHHIEGLETAQWILLDYFDVIVHIFLPDVREFYGLERLWGDVPQKVINDE; the protein is encoded by the coding sequence ATGAATACCGAGCATCTGGCAACGAAACTGGCAAAAATTATATTGAAGAAGAAGGGCGAGAATGTTTTAATTCTAGATTTGCGTGACACGGCACCATTCGCCGACTATTTTGTTATTGCCACTGCTACCTCGACCGTACATGCCCGGGCAATTGCTGATGCACTCCAGAACCGTAAGGAAACCGGCGGTTTAAGCAAACCCCATCACATCGAAGGGCTGGAAACGGCGCAATGGATACTTCTTGACTATTTTGATGTTATTGTGCATATTTTTCTACCGGATGTTCGGGAGTTTTACGGTCTGGAACGGTTGTGGGGTGATGTGCCACAGAAAGTCATCAACGATGAGTAG
- a CDS encoding PTS sugar transporter subunit IIA, whose amino-acid sequence MNLTSLLRVERINLDLKSRKKQDVLRELVTMIREGETAEMLYQTLLKREELGSTGIGKGIAIPHGRSLILDKLEIAVGRSTKGVDFDAIDNKPVFLFFLVMAPPQDPGNQYLITLGRIAMVAQELTKRKQLFGPQTPQEFLELVRTIEEKVR is encoded by the coding sequence TTGAATCTTACTTCTTTACTCAGGGTTGAAAGGATTAACCTTGATTTAAAAAGCCGTAAGAAACAGGATGTCCTGCGGGAACTGGTGACGATGATTCGGGAAGGGGAAACGGCGGAGATGCTTTATCAGACCTTATTAAAGCGCGAGGAGTTGGGTTCCACCGGAATCGGTAAAGGAATTGCCATTCCCCACGGTCGGTCACTTATTCTCGATAAACTGGAAATTGCGGTTGGCAGATCAACAAAAGGGGTTGATTTTGATGCCATTGATAACAAGCCTGTGTTCCTATTTTTTCTGGTTATGGCACCCCCCCAGGACCCGGGTAATCAATATTTGATTACTCTGGGCCGAATAGCAATGGTTGCACAGGAATTAACAAAACGCAAGCAACTTTTCGGGCCACAAACGCCTCAGGAGTTTCTGGAACTGGTGCGGACAATTGAGGAGAAAGTAAGATGA
- a CDS encoding C4-type zinc ribbon domain-containing protein, translating to MNPKIETLRSLEEFDHILRDIESESYQRVGFKGVKVSEELIRLAEKERAKLTKKIDPKILSQYERIMKRYGGRVVVQVIREFCGGCYVRLPSELVVRCRTELVTCPNCGRFLYWVK from the coding sequence ATGAACCCCAAAATCGAAACCTTACGCTCACTTGAAGAGTTTGATCATATTCTCCGCGATATTGAAAGTGAGAGCTATCAACGGGTTGGCTTCAAAGGAGTAAAAGTCTCCGAAGAACTTATTCGTCTGGCAGAAAAGGAACGGGCAAAACTGACAAAGAAGATTGACCCCAAGATTCTTTCTCAATACGAGCGAATTATGAAACGTTACGGCGGTCGAGTTGTCGTTCAGGTAATTCGTGAGTTTTGTGGCGGGTGTTATGTCCGGCTTCCCTCAGAACTGGTGGTACGATGCCGTACTGAACTTGTTACCTGTCCCAACTGCGGCCGTTTTCTTTACTGGGTAAAGTAA
- a CDS encoding histidinol-phosphatase HisJ family protein: MVDYHIHPDFSSDAQGRIADYCRYAEQIGIKELCFTTHYEPDPARAEIERVMVAGQAVSVDSDWVSIYLEEIENARQEFPELAIGAGVEVGYELGLEGKIADFLNRYRFDYVLGAVHCLDHIAITSNHELIDFRRHLRPRGPEFIAQRYFEYVRAAAGSQLFDCLAHLDIWRKYIVPEVGTHFLTYIEPKIDLMLECIARSGTGLEINCSALRRGEQEPYPKSEIIARAIKLGVTVFTIGSDAHRVEDLGNGVKQGLQLLSSFGLAPTRFKNRQRY; encoded by the coding sequence GTGGTTGATTACCATATCCACCCTGATTTTTCAAGTGATGCTCAGGGGAGAATTGCTGATTACTGTCGATATGCGGAGCAAATTGGGATTAAAGAGTTGTGTTTTACGACACATTACGAGCCAGATCCGGCTCGAGCAGAAATTGAACGGGTGATGGTGGCAGGGCAGGCGGTATCAGTTGATTCTGATTGGGTAAGTATTTATTTGGAGGAAATCGAAAATGCCCGCCAAGAGTTTCCCGAACTGGCAATCGGTGCTGGGGTTGAGGTCGGATACGAACTGGGGCTGGAAGGGAAGATAGCCGATTTTCTCAACCGTTATCGGTTTGATTATGTACTCGGTGCCGTTCACTGTTTAGACCATATTGCAATTACTTCCAATCACGAGTTAATTGATTTTCGGAGGCACCTTAGACCCCGCGGGCCAGAATTCATCGCGCAGCGTTACTTTGAGTATGTGCGAGCGGCCGCCGGTTCACAACTTTTTGACTGTTTAGCTCACCTTGACATCTGGCGTAAGTATATCGTGCCCGAAGTCGGTACTCACTTTTTAACCTATATTGAGCCGAAAATCGATTTGATGTTAGAATGTATTGCGCGATCAGGAACTGGTCTGGAGATTAATTGTTCAGCACTACGACGGGGCGAGCAGGAGCCATATCCAAAGAGTGAAATTATTGCCCGGGCGATTAAACTCGGCGTTACCGTATTCACTATTGGTTCTGATGCCCACAGAGTAGAGGATTTAGGCAATGGCGTTAAGCAGGGTCTGCAGCTACTTTCTTCTTTCGGATTAGCGCCAACACGGTTTAAAAATCGTCAAAGGTATTGA
- a CDS encoding acyl-CoA dehydratase activase-related protein produces the protein MRIGIPRALLYYRYGRFWKRFLEELGGEVVLSRKTDEETLQTGLLYVPSEVCLPIKIVAGHLLQLKNDVEAVFFPRLNWLGDKLFACPKMIGIVDVARMLIGEKVKLIAPTINGNLFRAHFAAGLQINPNPLKVWSAWKKTKGELHRKPESVPRNFSGSNSKEMTYPSIALIGHFYNIGDEFISRAIVNTFKQNGYQIFSKEDLPDNILSRADGFSQNIRWVYERELFNAFEYFLGKVDGFCVVVSMGCGPDSLVAEFMRERAQDLGVPFLLLVIDEHTGEAGLVTRIEAFIELLRRRKKGRLN, from the coding sequence ATGAGAATTGGTATTCCTCGGGCTCTTTTGTATTACCGTTACGGTAGGTTCTGGAAGCGTTTTTTAGAGGAACTGGGAGGGGAAGTTGTTTTAAGCCGTAAGACAGACGAGGAGACGCTTCAAACAGGACTTCTGTATGTTCCCAGTGAGGTTTGTCTGCCAATCAAAATCGTTGCTGGTCATCTGCTCCAATTGAAAAACGATGTCGAAGCTGTTTTTTTTCCTCGATTAAACTGGTTAGGCGATAAGCTGTTTGCCTGTCCCAAGATGATTGGAATTGTTGATGTGGCGCGGATGCTGATTGGCGAAAAGGTGAAGTTGATAGCGCCCACGATTAACGGAAACTTATTCCGTGCTCATTTTGCCGCCGGTTTACAGATTAATCCTAATCCGCTAAAGGTTTGGTCGGCATGGAAAAAGACAAAAGGAGAGTTGCATCGAAAGCCAGAAAGCGTCCCACGGAATTTTTCAGGTTCCAATAGCAAAGAAATGACCTACCCATCCATTGCCTTGATTGGTCATTTTTACAATATTGGGGATGAGTTCATCTCCCGGGCGATAGTTAATACCTTCAAGCAGAATGGGTATCAAATTTTCTCAAAGGAAGATTTACCCGATAACATTCTATCAAGAGCCGATGGTTTCAGTCAAAACATCCGCTGGGTTTACGAGCGCGAACTCTTTAATGCTTTTGAATATTTCTTAGGAAAAGTTGATGGATTCTGTGTTGTTGTTTCAATGGGATGTGGCCCTGATTCTCTGGTTGCGGAGTTTATGCGCGAACGCGCGCAAGATTTAGGTGTGCCTTTTTTACTTTTAGTAATTGATGAGCATACCGGTGAGGCAGGGTTGGTTACCAGGATTGAGGCGTTTATCGAGCTTTTAAGGCGCAGAAAAAAAGGGCGGCTAAACTAA
- a CDS encoding acyl-CoA dehydratase activase-related protein — MRVTFPYFGYDTFALKGFLEDLGAEVVLPPPTSRRTVELGVKFSPELICMPFKITLGNFIEAIEYGADTILMAAGARKCRFGYYHYLQEIALKGTGKKFKLVPVTQYSASDFIFRLMPSLFDVSPLRVSRAVYLLLAKSALTRDFRRLLNRKRALNFASAERLIKPALNVITAARSLSEIKRAHQTLKLMFNLNGGKPPLRVGLVGEIFFTIDQFANQEIEKKLGQLGVEVIFERCLYHHLRHLLRVDFGYLRSRRLAYYYLQECPGGEAIRTVGEAAWFIRQGVDGIVHVFPFTCMPENIAFEALQRLCEQSGVPLLSLSFDEHTSPTGLVTRLEAFVELLRRRKRGRRFFGN; from the coding sequence ATGCGCGTCACTTTTCCTTATTTTGGTTATGACACATTCGCCCTGAAGGGATTTCTTGAAGACCTTGGCGCAGAAGTCGTGTTGCCCCCTCCGACATCACGGCGCACGGTTGAACTGGGGGTAAAATTTTCGCCAGAACTGATTTGTATGCCTTTCAAGATAACCCTGGGCAATTTTATCGAAGCAATTGAATATGGGGCGGATACCATTTTAATGGCGGCCGGTGCTCGGAAATGTCGCTTTGGTTACTATCACTATCTTCAGGAGATTGCCTTGAAAGGAACGGGCAAAAAATTCAAACTGGTGCCGGTTACTCAGTATTCAGCATCCGATTTCATATTTCGATTGATGCCATCGTTGTTTGATGTTTCACCACTACGCGTAAGTCGCGCAGTTTATCTCTTGTTGGCAAAGAGTGCCTTGACTCGTGATTTCCGCAGGCTATTAAATCGAAAAAGAGCACTAAATTTTGCTTCGGCGGAGCGGTTAATAAAGCCCGCATTGAATGTAATTACGGCGGCACGGTCTCTTTCAGAAATTAAGCGAGCCCATCAAACTTTGAAGTTGATGTTCAATCTGAATGGCGGAAAGCCTCCGCTGCGCGTTGGACTGGTCGGAGAAATTTTTTTTACAATTGACCAGTTTGCCAATCAGGAGATTGAAAAAAAATTAGGCCAGCTGGGCGTTGAGGTGATTTTTGAACGTTGTCTGTATCACCATTTACGTCATCTGCTAAGGGTTGATTTCGGTTATTTACGCTCCCGAAGATTGGCTTACTATTATCTTCAGGAATGTCCGGGGGGAGAGGCGATTCGAACCGTTGGCGAGGCGGCATGGTTTATTCGCCAGGGCGTGGATGGAATAGTGCATGTATTTCCTTTTACCTGTATGCCGGAAAACATTGCTTTTGAGGCTTTACAGCGTTTATGCGAACAGTCCGGTGTACCGCTATTGTCCCTATCCTTTGATGAACACACTTCACCAACCGGGCTTGTGACCCGTCTGGAGGCATTCGTTGAACTTTTGCGCAGGAGGAAACGTGGTCGAAGGTTTTTTGGGAATTGA